A region of Silurus meridionalis isolate SWU-2019-XX chromosome 13, ASM1480568v1, whole genome shotgun sequence DNA encodes the following proteins:
- the mbtps1 gene encoding membrane-bound transcription factor site-1 protease has protein sequence MTLTAVWLIVVLAMLAGDVPLAGTEEERATFSSSFSSDGFAISNCSQLTLKLDFSSKVVEHEYIVAFNGYFTAKARSHFISSALQNAKAVNWRIVHRENPASDYPSDFEVVQIRQDAQSSLLTLQDHPYIKRVTPQRKVFRTLKLLNAGGEGSSSCNDTRWTQKWQSWQSSRPLRRTSLSLGSGFWHATGRHSSRRLLRAIPRHVAQILQADVLWQMGHTGSGVKVAVFDTGLSEKHPHFKNVKERTNWTNEKTLDDGLGHGTFVAGVIASMRECQGFAPDSELHIFRVFTNSQVSYTSWFLDAFNYAILKKINVLNLSIGGPDFMDHPFVDKVWELTANGVIMVSAIGNDGPLYGTLNNPADQMDVIGVGGIDFEDNIARFSSRGMTTWELPGGYGRVKPDIVTYGSGVRGSGLKEGCRSLSGTSVASPVVAGAVTLLASTVLNRELVNPASMKQALIASARRLPGVNMFEQGHGKLDLLRAYQILNSYRPQASLSPSYIDLTECPYMWPYCSQPIYYGGMPTIVNVTILNGMGVTGRIVDKPIWQPYLPQNGDHIDVAVSYSSVLWPWAGYLAVSISVAKKAASWEGIAQGHVMLTVASPAENDSAVGGEITSTVKLPLKVKIVPTPPRSKRVLWDQYHNLRYPPGYFPRDNLRMKNDPLDWNGDHIHTNFRDMYQHLRSMGYFIEVLGSPITCFDASQYGTLLMVDSEEEYFPEEITKLRRDIDNGLSLIIFSDWYNTSVMRKVKFYDENTRQWWMPDTGGANVPALNDLISVWDMAFSDGLYEGDFTMADHDMYYASGCSISRFPEDGLVIAQTLKDQGLEVLKQETAVVDNVPVLGLYQTPSEGGGRIALYGDSNCIDDSHRQKDCFWLLDALLQYTSYGVTPPSFLHSQNKVPSPAGNYRSLPQRLEGNHLYRYSKVLEAHLGDPKPRPLPACPHLSWAKPQPLNETAPSNLWKHQKLLSVDMDKVVLPNVRPYRPQVRPLSPGESETWDIPGGIMPGRYNQEVGQTIPMFAFLGAMVVLSFFVVQLTKSRSKPKRRKPRIKRPTYLQQQQQQQQQLPHTGKNPTV, from the exons AGTATATAGTAGCGTTTAATGGGTACTTCACAGCGAAGGCACGCAGTCACTTCATCAGCAGCGCCCTGCAGAATGCCAAGGCAGTGAACTGGAGAATTGTGCATCGTGAAAACCCGGCCAGTGATTACCCCAGCGACTTCGAGGTGGTGCAAATTCGACAGGATGCCCAAAGCAGTCTTCTCACGCTGCAGGACCACCCCTACATCAAGAGAGTCACGCCCCAACGCAAGGTCTTCCGCACACTCAAACTGCTTAATG CCGGAGGTGAGGGCAGCTCCTCCTGTAATGACACACGCTGGACACAGAAGTGGCAGTCATGGCAGTCCTCTCGGCCACTGAGGAGGACTAGTCTGTCTCTGGGCTCGGGGTTCTGGCATGCTACAGGTCGCCATTCGAGCCGTCGCTTGCTGAGAGCAATTCCACGCCATGTGGCTCAAATCCTGCAGGCTGATGTGCTGTGGCAAATGGGCCACACAG GCTCGGGAGTGAAGGTGGCTGTATTTGACACTGGACTTAGTGAAAAGCACCCACATTTTAAGAATGTTAAGGAGCGGACCAACTGGACCAACGAGAAGACACTGGATGATG GTTTGGGCCATGGCACCTTTGTGGCTGGAGTTATAGCCAGCATGAGGGAGTGTCAGGGCTTTGCTCCTGACTCTGAGTTGCACATTTTCAGAGTCTTCACCAACAGTCAG GTGTCCTACACGTCTTGGTTTCTGGATGCCTTCAACTATGCCATCCTGAAGAAGATCAATGTTTTGAACCTCAGCATTGGTGGGCCAGACTTCATGGACCATCCATTTGTGGATAAG GTTTGGGAGCTCACTGCAAATGGAGTTATTATGGTGTCTGCTATTGGGAATGACGGCCCTCTTTATGG TACTCTTAATAATCCTGCTGATCAAATGGATGTAATTGGGGTCGGAGGAATTGATTTTGAGGACAACATTGCCCGGTTTTCCTCTCGGGGCATGACGACATGG GAGCTGCCGGGTGGTTATGGCAGGGTGAAGCCTGATATTGTGACCTATGGCTCTGGAGTTCGCGGCTCTGGGCTGAAAGAGGGCTGTCGCTCTCTGTCTGGCACCAGTGTAGCCTCTCCGGTGGTGGCCGGCGCAGTCACTCTTCTTGCCAG TACGGTGTTGAATCGAGAGCTGGTTAACCCAGCCAGTATGAAGCAGGCCCTGATCGCATCGGCTCGCAGGCTCCCTGGAGTCAACATGTTTGAACAGGGCCACGGGAAACTGGACCTGCTCCGAGCTTACCAGATCCTCAACAGCTACAGGCCTCAAGCCAG TCTCAGTCCAAGCTACATAGACCTGACAGAATGCCCCTATATGTGGCCCTACTGCTCCCAGCCCATCTACTATGGCGGAATGCCAACGATCGTCAATGTAACCATCCTGAATGGCATGGGAGTGACTGGCAGGATCGTggacaag CCAATATGGCAGCCTTATCTGCCCCAGAATGGGGATCATATTGATGTGGCTGTGTCTTACTCGTCTGTGCTGTGGCCATGGGCTGGCTACCTGGCTGTCTCTATATCCGTGGCTAAGAAAGCCGCGTCCTGGGAGGGAATTGCTCAGGGCCATGTGATGCTCACTGTGGCCTCACCTGCAGAGAATGAT TCTGCAGTAGGAGGGGAAATAACCTCCACAGTGAAGCTGCCATTGAAGGTCAAGATCGTTCCCACTCCTCCTCGTAGCAAGAGGGTGTTATGGGACCAGTATCACAACTTGCGCTACCCACCTGGGTATTTTCCCCGGGATAACCTGCGAATGAAGAATGACCCGCTGGACTG gAATGGTGATCATATCCATACCAACTTTAGAGACATGTACCAGCACCTCAGAAGTATGGGATACTTTATTGAAGTTTTGGGTTCACCCATTACGTGTTTTGATGCCAGTCAGTATG GTACGCTGCTGATGGTGGACAGTGAGGAGGAGTATTTCCCAGAAGAGATCACCAAACTGCGAAGGGACATAGATAATGGCCTGTCACTCATCATCTTCAGTGATTGGTACAACACCTCGGTTATGAGAAAAGTGAAGTTCTACGATGAGAACACCAG GCAATGGTGGATGCCAGACACAGGGGGCGCCAATGTTCCAGCTCTGAATGACCTCATCTCTGTATGGGATATGGCCTTTAGTGATGGACTGTACGAGGGAGACTTCACAATGGCAGACCATGACA TGTACTACGCCTCAGGCTGTAGCATTTCACGTTTTCCAGAAGATGGGCTTGTTATCGCACAAACTCTAAAGGATCAAG GACTAGAGGTGTTAAAGCAAGAGACTGCTGTGGTGGATAACGTTCCAGTGCTTGGATTATACCAGACACCTTCAGAAGGAGGAGGTCGCATTGCTCTGTATGGAGACTCTAACTGCATAGACGACAGCCACAGGCAGAAAG ACTGTTTCTGGCTTCTTGATGCCCTGCTGCAGTACACATCCTATGGGGTGACTCCACCTAGCTTCCTTCACTCACAGAACAAAGTTCCATCTCCTGCAGGCAATTACAGATCGCTGCCTCAGAGACTGGAGG GTAATCACCTCTACCGCTACTCAAAAGTGCTAGAGGCCCACCTGGGTGATCCTAAGCCACGCCCTCTACCCGCATGCCCTCACTTGTCTTGGGCCAAACCTCAGCCACTCAATGAAACCGCTCCGAG TAATCTGTGGAAGCACCAGAAGCTGCTTTCTGTGGACATGGACAAGGTGGTGCTACCCAATGTAAGGCCATATCGACCCCAGGTCAGACCTCTGTCACCAGGGGAGAGTGAAACCTGGGACATTCCTGGAG gcataATGCCGGGCCGTTATAATCAGGAAGTGGGTCAGACCATTCCCATGTTTGCGTTTCTTGGTGCCATGGTTGTGCTGTCCTTCTTTGTGGTGCAGTTGACCAAGTCCAGAAGCAAACCAAAGCGCAGGAAACCCCGAATTAAAAGACCCACTTATCtccaacaacagcagcagcagcagcagcagctccctCACACAGGCAAAAACCCTACAGTGTGA